A single window of Gossypium arboreum isolate Shixiya-1 chromosome 13, ASM2569848v2, whole genome shotgun sequence DNA harbors:
- the LOC108463046 gene encoding wound-induced protein 1-like, with translation MMRLLTGASSDQTFLFDFDPLSVTTFGSTVIVEGCDHKRSISWVHAWTVSTDGIITQVREYFNTSLTVTRLVSSSQTPPSNYSSSSSSSSPSPSSGSSSTAEITPVHCFSVWESSFSNRVGKSVPGLVLAI, from the coding sequence ATGATGCGCCTCCTCACCGGAGCTTCATCGGACCAAACTTTCCTTTTCGACTTTGACCCTCTTTCGGTCACCACTTTTGGGTCCACCGTCATCGTTGAAGGCTGTGATCATAAACGTTCAATCTCTTGGGTTCATGCTTGGACTGTCAGTACTGATGGGATAATAACACAAGTGAGAGAGTATTTCAATACTTCTCTCACTGTTACTCGTCTTGTGAGCTCTAGCCAAACACCACCATCCAACTACAGCTCATCATCGTCATCATCATCACCGTCGCCATCCTCTGGTTCTTCATCAACGGCTGAGATTACTCCTGTGCATTGCTTTTCCGTTTGGGAGAGCAGCTTTTCCAATAGAGTTGGGAAGTCCGTGCCGGGCCTTGTCctggcaatttag